Proteins from a genomic interval of Benincasa hispida cultivar B227 chromosome 7, ASM972705v1, whole genome shotgun sequence:
- the LOC120080781 gene encoding pyruvate dehydrogenase E1 component subunit alpha, mitochondrial: MSLSRIPSSSFLKPFSSSFRLLSSAADVSADLTIQTSVPFTAHKCEPPSRSVDTSPKELLTFFREMALMRRMEIAADSLYKAKLIRGFCHLYDGQEAVAVGMEAAITKKDAIITAYRDHCTFLGRGGTLLEAFAELMGRQAGCSKGKGGSMHFYKKDAGFYGGHGIVGAQVPLGCGLAFAQKYSKEGTVTFALYGDGAANQGQLFEALNMSALWDLPVILVCENNHYGMGTAEWRAAKSPAYYKRGDYVPGLKVDGMDALAVKQACKFAKDHALKNGPIILEMDTYRYHGHSMSDPGSTYRTRDEISGVRQERDPIERIRKLLLSHEIATEKDLKDIEKEMRKEVDEAIAQAKGSPMPDPSELFSNVYVKGFGAESFGADRKEIRGVLP; the protein is encoded by the exons ATGTCTCTTTCTCGTATTCCTTCTTCCTCCTTTCTCAAAcctttctcttcttcctttcgTCTCCTCTCATCTGCCGCCGATGTCTCTGCCGACCTCACAATCCAAACTTCTGTCCCTTTCACCGCTCACAAATGCGAGCCACCGTCGCGTTCCGTCGACACCAGTCCCAAGGAGTTACTTACTTTCTTTCGCGAAATGGCGCTTATGCGACGCATGGAGATTGCCGCCGACTCACTTTATAAAGCCAAATTGATTCGAGGATTTTGCCATCTCTACGATGGTCAGGAAGCCGTGGCTGTTGGAATGGAGGCTGCAATCACCAAGAAGGACGCCATTATCACCGCATATAGGGATCACTGCACCTTCCTCGGCCGTGGGGGAACGCTTCTGGAGGCATTCGCTGAGCTCATGGGCCGCCAAGCTGGGTGCTCCAAAGGAAAAGGGGGTTCGATGCATTTCTATAAAAAGGACGCTGGATTCTATGGCGGCCACGGAATTGTGGGAGCTCAGGTACCTTTGGGATGTGGCTTGGCTTTTGCTCAGAAGTACTCGAAGGAGGGCACCGTGACCTTTGCTCTTTACGGCGACGGTGCGGCAAATCAGGGCCAATTGTTCGAGGCGCTCAATATGTCCGCGCTTTGGGATTTGCCTGTAATTTTGGTCTGTGAGAATAATCATT ATGGTATGGGAACTGCAGAGTGGAGAGCAGCCAAGAGTCCAGCCTATTACAAGCGTGGTGACTATGTTCCTGGACTGAAG GTAGATGGCATGGATGCTCTAGCAGTTAAGCAAGCTTGCAAGTTTGCAAaggatcatgccttaaagaATGGACCCATT ATTCTCGAGATGGACACTTACAGGTACCACGGTCATTCCATGTCTGATCCTGGAAGTACCTACCGCACACGTGATGAGATTAGTGGTGTGAGACAG GAGCGTGATCCAATTGAAAGGATTAGAAAACTGTTATTATCTCATGAGATAGCCACTGAAAAGGATCTGAAG GATATTGAGAAGGAAATGAGAAAAGAAGTAGATGAAGCCATTGCTCAAGCCAAG GGAAGTCCAATGCCAGATCCTTCGGAACTTTTCTCGAATGTGTACGTGAAAGGATTTGGAGCTGAG TCGTTCGGAGCAGACCGAAAAGAAATCAGGGGTGTTCTTCCATAA